The following coding sequences are from one Rutidosis leptorrhynchoides isolate AG116_Rl617_1_P2 chromosome 11, CSIRO_AGI_Rlap_v1, whole genome shotgun sequence window:
- the LOC139875718 gene encoding putative disease resistance RPP13-like protein 1 — MYGRKIRPMLDVINVKLNDLVNKKNLLGLDVNAKVESRSSYITTSLVNESKVLGRENDKEALLVKLLGDESRNQDVSVLSIVRMGGVGKITLAKVLYNNEIVKDHFEFRAWVCVSDDFDVLAISKEIYQSVTGENKTFANLNLLHEALKEKLSNKRFLIVLDDVWSEDPKLWETLEQALVGAPGSKVIVTTRNAAVARAMNCAQYHELKDLSDEYALSLLANSALDEPNFDKHQSLISAARLIIKRCKGLPLALIAIGRVLKTKGNGEDEWEKVLDNKIWSSDDKSGILPALKLSYYDLPSQLKQLFAYCCLFPKDYKFNKKELVLLWVAEGFLNHPNGNMSMESLGFEYFEELQGRSFFQLHSAGNKYKLPEYTMHDLMNDLAISVAGDFFYFLDDKMDVNGRNEAIDKFRHFSYLGQQSVENAKLNKLHRSERLGTFLAVSNYSPDVLDNVLVDLLPQLQFMRVLRLTRYSITYVPPSVGVLRHLRYLNFSGTNIKQVPEEVSELYNLQSLLVRNCDMLTSLPVSFHKLINLRHLDMFNTPLLNKIPLGIGGLTSLQTLSKVIIERANGFKVSDLKDMPNLQGELSIRGLEKATDPQQAMDANLEGKKGLVSLDMEWSDVFDDSRNLEVEYEVFDMLRPPTKLNQLTIWNYGGMKFPNWFVGPSFGKLTQLRIENCPNLVELSIGLIWTLENLYIYNCKNLVSIGENEVNVGSGNSKSVLRKVHLSGCDSLESYNCANTVEELRIINCYSVTSVSMSTTLQELPSSLRFLRVFNCKNLKSLFHEQLQSLTSLEEMTMTRCENMDDSFPSGLWPFNLRSLTIGELKKPMSKWGLQNYPTSLVYLRLDGHNSGVTSFAMEGDEMNAASTSFHSPSTPLYFEVPKF, encoded by the coding sequence ATGTATGGTCGTAAGATTCGTCCTATGCTAGATGTGATTAATGTCAAATTGAATGATCTTGTCAATAAGAAAAACCTTCTAGGTCTGGATGTGAATGCGAAAGTTGAAAGTAGATCATCATACATAACCACTTCACTAGTAAATGAGTCCAAAGTTTTAGGTCGGGAAAATGATAAAGAGGCATTGCTCGTGAAGTTGTTGGGGGATGAGTCACGTAATCAAGACGTGAGCGTCTTGTCCATAGTTAGGATGGGTGGGGTCGGGAAAATAACTCTTGCGAAAGTTTTGTACAACAACGAAATCGTTAAGGATCACTTTGAATTCAGGGCATGGGTATGTGTTTCAGATGACTTTGATGTACTCGCTATTAGCAAGGAGATCTATCAATCTGTCACTGGAGAGAACAAAACATTTGCTAATCTAAATCTGCTTCATGAAGCCCTTAAAGAGAAACTGTCAAATAAAAGGTTCCTCATTGTTCTAGATGACGTTTGGAGCGAAGACCCCAAGTTGTGGGAAACTCTTGAACAAGCACTTGTAGGGGCACCAGGTAGTAAAGTTATCGTTACAACCCGGAATGCCGCTGTTGCAAGGGCGATGAATTGCGCTCAATATCACGAGCTGAAGGATTTGTCTGATGAATATGCTCTGTCCTTGTTGGCTAATTCTGCACTAGATGAGCCTAATTTTGACAAGCATCAATCACTTATATCAGCTGCTCGATTGATCATTAAGAGATGTAAGGGATTGCCTTTGGCATTGATAGCAATTGGGAGGGTCTTGAAGACTAAGGGAAATGGTGAAGATGAATGGGAAAAGGTGTTGGATAATAAGATATGGAGTTCAGATGATAAAAGTGGTATTCTTCCGGCTCTCAAGCTAAGCTATTATGATCTTCCTTCTCAACTAAAGCAACTTTTTGCCTATTGTTGTTTATTCCCCAAGGATTACAAATTCAACAAAAAAGAGCTAGTGTTATTGTGGGTGGCAGAGGGGTTTCTAAACCACCCAAATGGCAACATGTCAATGGAGAGTTTGGGTTTCGAGTACTTTGAAGAACTCCAAGGAAGGTCATTTTTTCAGCTGCATTCAGCCGGTAACAAATACAAGTTACCTGAATACACCATGCACGACTTGATGAATGACTTGGCAATAAGTGTTGCCGGAGACTTTTTCTATTTTCTGGATGATAAGATGGATGTAAATGGTAGGAACGAAGCTATCGATAAGTTCCGTCACTTTTCATACTTAGGTCAACAAAGTGTAGAAAATGCAAAGCTCAATAAACTACACAGATCTGAACGCTTGGGAACATTCTTAGCAGTGTCAAATTATTCACCTGACGTCTTGGACAATGTTCTTGTGGACTTACTTCCCCAGTTACAGTTCATGAGGGTGCTACGCTTAACTCGATATTCAATCACATATGTACCACCATCTGTTGGTGTTCTGAGACATTTACGATACCTCAATTTTTCAGGAACAAACATCAAACAAGTACCAGAAGAGGTTAGTGAGCTTTATAATCTACAAAGCTTGTTGGTCAGGAACTGTGACATGTTAACTAGCTTGCCAGTCAGTTTTCATAAGTTAATAAACCTCAGACATCTTGACATGTTTAACACTCCATTGTTGAACAAAATACCCTTAGGGATTGGTGGGTTAACGAGTCTACAAACTTTGTCCAAGGTTATTATCGAAAGAGCTAATGGTTTCAAAGTATCTGACCTTAAAGACATGCCGAATCTTCAGGGTGAACTTTCCATTAGAGGGCTGGAAAAAGCGACAGATCCACAACAAGCTATGGATGCCAACTTAGAGGGTAAGAAGGGTCTTGTGAGTTTGGATATGGAATGGAGTGATGTGTTTGATGATTCTCGGAATCTAGAGGTAGAATATGAAGTATTTGATATGCTAAGGCCTCCCACTAAGTTGAACCAACTGACTATTTGGAACTATGGGGGAATGAAATTTCCTAATTGGTTTGTAGGTCCCTCATTTGGTAAGTTAACACAGCTTAGAATTGAAAATTGTCCAAATTTGGTTGAGTTGTCAATTGGATTAATATGGACACTTgagaatttgtatatatataattgtaaaaaTTTGGTATCAATAGGAGAAAATGAGGTTAATGTTGGAAGTGGCAACAGCAAATCCGTCCTCAGAAAAGTTCATCTTTCGGGTTGTGATTCATTGGAGAGTTACAATTGTGCTAATACCGTTGAGGAATTGAGGATAATCAATTGTTATTCAGTGACATCAGTGAGTATGTCAACAACATTGCAGGAGCTGCCATCGTCTCTCAGGTTTCTTAGAGTCTTTAATTGTAAGAATCTAAAGTCATTATTTCATGAGCAATTGCAAAGTCTCACATCTTTGGAAGAGATGACGATGACTAGGTGTGAAAACATGGATGATTCATTTCCAAGTGGGTTGTGGCCTTTTAATTTAAGGAGTCTAACAATAGGAGAGTTAAAAAAGCCAATGTCAAAGTGGGGCCTACAGAATTACCCGACCTCACTTGTTTACTTAAGATTAGATGGTCATAATTCAGGAGTAACTTCATTTGCAATGGAAGGAGATGAGATGAATGCTGCATCAACATCTTTTCACTCGCCTTCAACGCCTTTATATTTTGAAGTGCCCAAATTTTAA